From Populus trichocarpa isolate Nisqually-1 chromosome 19, P.trichocarpa_v4.1, whole genome shotgun sequence, a single genomic window includes:
- the LOC18110550 gene encoding LRR receptor-like serine/threonine-protein kinase IOS1 isoform X7, with product MDGGQILHSYTKVWVILLLLSATLRNSKLAAKNTEQDKIRKLAAENSGFISIDCGAEEDYLDWKTGITYKTDKDFISTGKNMFVAPEYQLTTFYYGNMVNSLRTFPEGKRNCYTLKPRQGKNQNYYVRAFFYYGNYDSKNQTQIKFDLYLGVNYWATVVDMQWIYYNIIHYSVTDTIYVCLVNTGSGVPFINGLDLRFMNDSPYRTMNGSLLPMVHADLGGHPTQGYKTIRYKDDVYDRIWRFDVNLTDSVSNGTETNIDIQGSDDPCRLPVEVLRTAVQPRNGLNSLSYSYPSPHTENFTPEFLVFFHFAEIFEQTAIGKLREFTITLNGLNYGPFTLEYLKPLTIRSNITQVQEGQVRFSIDATLRSDLPPILNAFEIFKLLPLPDSPTNQTDVDAIMAIKEAYKIDRVDWQGDPCLPLITWTGLQCNDDNPPRIISMNLSNNELTGTVPEAFAQLPDLTILDLSGNKLTGAVPHSLKEKSNNGQLKLSLDGNLDLCKLDTCEKKQRSFPVPVIASVISVLVLLLLSIITIFWRLKRVRWNVSLSSSVGLSRKELSLKSKNQPFTYVEIVSITNNFQTIIGEGGFGKVYLGNLKDGRQVAVKLLSQSSRQGYKEFLAEVQLLMIVHHKNLVSLVGYCNEHENMALVYEYMANGNLKEQLLENSTNMLNWRERLQIAVDAAQGLEYLHNGCRPPIVHRDLKSSNILLTENLHAKIADFGLSKAFATEEDSHVITVPAGTPGYIDPEFRASGHLNKKSDVYSFGILLCELITGQPPLIRGHKGHTHILQWVSPLVERGDIQSIIDPRLQGEFNTNYAWKALEIALSCVPSTSTQRPDMSDILGELKECLAMEMSSEISMRGSVEMSLVPGTDMAPNLR from the exons GTTTCATCAGCATTGATTGTGGGGCGGAGGAAGATTATCTGGATTGGAAGACTGGAATAACTTACAAAACCGACAAAGATTTCATTAGTACGGGCAAGAATATGTTCGTAGCACCAGAGTATCAGTTGACGACTTTTTACTATGGGAATATGGTGAATAGCTTGAGAACCTTTCCTGAAGGTAAAAGGAATTGTTATACATTGAAACCTAGACAGGGTAAGAACCAAAACTATTACGTTAGAGCTTTCTTCTACTATGGAAATTACGATTCTAAGAATCAAACTCAAATAAAGTTTGATCTATACCTCGGGGTTAACTATTGGGCAACAGTGGTTGATATGCAGTGGATATATTACaatattattcattattcaGTAACTGATACCATTTATGTGTGTCTCGTAAATACGGGTTCCGGAGTTCCTTTCATCAATGGATTGGATTTACGGTTCATGAATGATTCCCCGTATAGAACTATGAATGGATCGTTGCTTCCTATGGTGCATGCTGACCTTGGCGGCCATCCAACCCAAGGCTACAAAACCATTAG GTACAAAGATGACGTGTACGATCGCATATGGCGGTTTGACGTCAACCTCACCGATTCAGTTTCAAATGGCACCGAAACAAATATTGATATCCAGGGCAGTGATGATCCCTGCCGTCTACCTGTCGAAGTCTTGAGAACGGCGGTTCAGCCTCGAAATGGCCTTAATTCATTGAGCTACAGCTATCCATCACCGCATACAGAGAATTTCACACCTGAGTTTCTTGTCTTCTTTCATTTTGCTGAAATATTCGAGCAGACTGCAATAGGCAAATTACGAGAATTCACCATTACTTTGAATGGCTTAAACTATGGTCCCTTTACCCTTGAATACTTGAAGCCATTGACCATACGTTCAAATATAACTCAAGTTCAAGAAGGTCAAGTTAGGTTTTCTATTGATGCAACGTTGCGGTCTGACCTTCCACCTATCCTAAATGCCTTTGAGATCTTCAAACTATTGCCACTCCCTGATTCACCGACAAACCAAACAGACG TTGATGCAATCATGGCCATCAAGGAAGCATACAAAATAGATAGAGTTGACTGGCAGGGAGATCCATGTTTGCCACTTATTACGTGGACTGGTTTGCAGTGCAACGATGATAACCCTCCAAGGATCATCTCTAT gaATTTATCAAACAATGAATTGACAGGGACAGTGCCAGAAGCTTTTGCGCAGCTACCAGATCTTACTATCCT AGATTTGAGCGGGAACAAACTCACAGGTGCAGTTCCCCATAGTCTCAAGGAAAAGTCTAACAATGGACAGTTGAAGCTGAG TTTGGATGGAAATCTGGATTTATGCAAGTTGGATACATGTGAAAAGAAGCAGCGAAGTTTTCCTGTTCCAGTTATTGCATCTGTCATATCAGTTTTGGTGCTCCTCCTCCTTAGCATTATAACTATCTTCTGGAGGTTGAAAAGAG TGAGATGGAATGTGTCATTATCTTCCTCAGTGGGCTTATCGAGAAAAGAATTGTCACTGAAATCAAAGAATCAACCATTTACATACGTTGAAATAGTTAGCATTACCAACAATTTCCAAACCATTATTGGAGAAGGAGGATTTGGAAAAGTATATCTTGGCAACCTGAAAGATGGTCGTCAAGTTGCTGTCAAGTTGTTATCTCAATCCTCAAGGCAAGGTTATAAAGAATTTCTAGCGGAG GTCCAACTATTGATGATTGTTCATCACAAAAACTTGGTGTCCCTCGTTGGTTACTGTAATGAGCATGAAAATATGGCACTTGTTTATGAATACATGGCAAATGGGAACTTGAAGGAGCAACTGTTAG AAAATAGCACAAATATGTTGAATTGGAGGGAAAGGCTGCAAATTGCAGTAGACGCAGCACAAG GTTTGGAATATCTGCATAATGGTTGTAGGCCGCCAATAGTCCATAGAGATTTGAAATCATCAAACATCTTATTAACTGAAAACCTTCATGCCAAGATTGCTGATTTTGGGTTGTCCAAAGCCTTCGCAACCGAAGAAGATTCGCATGTCATAACTGTTCCTGCAGGCACGCCCGGATACATTGATCCTGA ATTTCGAGCATCAGGACACTTAAATAAGAAAAGTGATGTTTACAGCTTTGGTATTCTTCTGTGTGAGCTAATAACTGGTCAACCGCCTTTAATAAGGGGCCATAAAGGCCACACTCATATACTTCAATGGGTGAGTCCTCTAGTTGAAAGAGGTGATATCCAGAGCATTATCGATCCAAGGTTGCAAGGTGAATTCAACACTAATTATGCTTGGAAAGCTCTGGAGATAGCATTGTCCTGCGTGCCCTCGACTTCAACACAAAGGCCGGACATGAGTGATATTTTGGGAGAGCTAAAGGAATGTCTGGCCATGGAGATGTCATCTGAAATAAGCATGCGCGGTTCCGTTGAAATGAGCTTGGTGCCTGGCACAGATATGGCTCCAAATCTTAGGTAG
- the LOC18110550 gene encoding probable LRR receptor-like serine/threonine-protein kinase At1g05700 isoform X1, translating into MDGGQILHSYTKVWVILLLLSATLRNSKLAAKNTEQDKIRKLAAENSGFISIDCGAEEDYLDWKTGITYKTDKDFISTGKNMFVAPEYQLTTFYYGNMVNSLRTFPEGKRNCYTLKPRQGKNQNYYVRAFFYYGNYDSKNQTQIKFDLYLGVNYWATVVDMQWIYYNIIHYSVTDTIYVCLVNTGSGVPFINGLDLRFMNDSPYRTMNGSLLPMVHADLGGHPTQGYKTIRYKDDVYDRIWRFDVNLTDSVSNGTETNIDIQGSDDPCRLPVEVLRTAVQPRNGLNSLSYSYPSPHTENFTPEFLVFFHFAEIFEQTAIGKLREFTITLNGLNYGPFTLEYLKPLTIRSNITQVQEGQVRFSIDATLRSDLPPILNAFEIFKLLPLPDSPTNQTDVDAIMAIKEAYKIDRVDWQGDPCLPLITWTGLQCNDDNPPRIISMNLSSSQLSGNIAVSLLNLTAIKSLNLSNNELTGTVPEAFAQLPDLTILDLSGNKLTGAVPHSLKEKSNNGQLKLSLDGNLDLCKLDTCEKKQRSFPVPVIASVISVLVLLLLSIITIFWRLKRVRWNVSLSSSVGLSRKELSLKSKNQPFTYVEIVSITNNFQTIIGEGGFGKVYLGNLKDGRQVAVKLLSQSSRQGYKEFLAEVQLLMIVHHKNLVSLVGYCNEHENMALVYEYMANGNLKEQLLENSTNMLNWRERLQIAVDAAQGLEYLHNGCRPPIVHRDLKSSNILLTENLHAKIADFGLSKAFATEEDSHVITVPAGTPGYIDPEFRASGHLNKKSDVYSFGILLCELITGQPPLIRGHKGHTHILQWVSPLVERGDIQSIIDPRLQGEFNTNYAWKALEIALSCVPSTSTQRPDMSDILGELKECLAMEMSSEISMRGSVEMSLVPGTDMAPNLR; encoded by the exons GTTTCATCAGCATTGATTGTGGGGCGGAGGAAGATTATCTGGATTGGAAGACTGGAATAACTTACAAAACCGACAAAGATTTCATTAGTACGGGCAAGAATATGTTCGTAGCACCAGAGTATCAGTTGACGACTTTTTACTATGGGAATATGGTGAATAGCTTGAGAACCTTTCCTGAAGGTAAAAGGAATTGTTATACATTGAAACCTAGACAGGGTAAGAACCAAAACTATTACGTTAGAGCTTTCTTCTACTATGGAAATTACGATTCTAAGAATCAAACTCAAATAAAGTTTGATCTATACCTCGGGGTTAACTATTGGGCAACAGTGGTTGATATGCAGTGGATATATTACaatattattcattattcaGTAACTGATACCATTTATGTGTGTCTCGTAAATACGGGTTCCGGAGTTCCTTTCATCAATGGATTGGATTTACGGTTCATGAATGATTCCCCGTATAGAACTATGAATGGATCGTTGCTTCCTATGGTGCATGCTGACCTTGGCGGCCATCCAACCCAAGGCTACAAAACCATTAG GTACAAAGATGACGTGTACGATCGCATATGGCGGTTTGACGTCAACCTCACCGATTCAGTTTCAAATGGCACCGAAACAAATATTGATATCCAGGGCAGTGATGATCCCTGCCGTCTACCTGTCGAAGTCTTGAGAACGGCGGTTCAGCCTCGAAATGGCCTTAATTCATTGAGCTACAGCTATCCATCACCGCATACAGAGAATTTCACACCTGAGTTTCTTGTCTTCTTTCATTTTGCTGAAATATTCGAGCAGACTGCAATAGGCAAATTACGAGAATTCACCATTACTTTGAATGGCTTAAACTATGGTCCCTTTACCCTTGAATACTTGAAGCCATTGACCATACGTTCAAATATAACTCAAGTTCAAGAAGGTCAAGTTAGGTTTTCTATTGATGCAACGTTGCGGTCTGACCTTCCACCTATCCTAAATGCCTTTGAGATCTTCAAACTATTGCCACTCCCTGATTCACCGACAAACCAAACAGACG TTGATGCAATCATGGCCATCAAGGAAGCATACAAAATAGATAGAGTTGACTGGCAGGGAGATCCATGTTTGCCACTTATTACGTGGACTGGTTTGCAGTGCAACGATGATAACCCTCCAAGGATCATCTCTAT GAATCTAAGTTCAAGTCAATTATCAGGGAATATAGCTGTTTCACTCTTGAACCTCACAGCAATCAAGTCCTT gaATTTATCAAACAATGAATTGACAGGGACAGTGCCAGAAGCTTTTGCGCAGCTACCAGATCTTACTATCCT AGATTTGAGCGGGAACAAACTCACAGGTGCAGTTCCCCATAGTCTCAAGGAAAAGTCTAACAATGGACAGTTGAAGCTGAG TTTGGATGGAAATCTGGATTTATGCAAGTTGGATACATGTGAAAAGAAGCAGCGAAGTTTTCCTGTTCCAGTTATTGCATCTGTCATATCAGTTTTGGTGCTCCTCCTCCTTAGCATTATAACTATCTTCTGGAGGTTGAAAAGAG TGAGATGGAATGTGTCATTATCTTCCTCAGTGGGCTTATCGAGAAAAGAATTGTCACTGAAATCAAAGAATCAACCATTTACATACGTTGAAATAGTTAGCATTACCAACAATTTCCAAACCATTATTGGAGAAGGAGGATTTGGAAAAGTATATCTTGGCAACCTGAAAGATGGTCGTCAAGTTGCTGTCAAGTTGTTATCTCAATCCTCAAGGCAAGGTTATAAAGAATTTCTAGCGGAG GTCCAACTATTGATGATTGTTCATCACAAAAACTTGGTGTCCCTCGTTGGTTACTGTAATGAGCATGAAAATATGGCACTTGTTTATGAATACATGGCAAATGGGAACTTGAAGGAGCAACTGTTAG AAAATAGCACAAATATGTTGAATTGGAGGGAAAGGCTGCAAATTGCAGTAGACGCAGCACAAG GTTTGGAATATCTGCATAATGGTTGTAGGCCGCCAATAGTCCATAGAGATTTGAAATCATCAAACATCTTATTAACTGAAAACCTTCATGCCAAGATTGCTGATTTTGGGTTGTCCAAAGCCTTCGCAACCGAAGAAGATTCGCATGTCATAACTGTTCCTGCAGGCACGCCCGGATACATTGATCCTGA ATTTCGAGCATCAGGACACTTAAATAAGAAAAGTGATGTTTACAGCTTTGGTATTCTTCTGTGTGAGCTAATAACTGGTCAACCGCCTTTAATAAGGGGCCATAAAGGCCACACTCATATACTTCAATGGGTGAGTCCTCTAGTTGAAAGAGGTGATATCCAGAGCATTATCGATCCAAGGTTGCAAGGTGAATTCAACACTAATTATGCTTGGAAAGCTCTGGAGATAGCATTGTCCTGCGTGCCCTCGACTTCAACACAAAGGCCGGACATGAGTGATATTTTGGGAGAGCTAAAGGAATGTCTGGCCATGGAGATGTCATCTGAAATAAGCATGCGCGGTTCCGTTGAAATGAGCTTGGTGCCTGGCACAGATATGGCTCCAAATCTTAGGTAG